In Ascaphus truei isolate aAscTru1 chromosome 21, aAscTru1.hap1, whole genome shotgun sequence, one DNA window encodes the following:
- the LOC142472177 gene encoding ficolin-2-like, whose protein sequence is MWTSAITVFLLVTTLCNAENSCPEVKVVGVGDSDRLTILRGCPGVPGSLGQKGEPGSLGENGPKGPAGNAGKAGPPGQNGEAGPAGIQGQKGEKGEMGTAGILYAARNCKELLDEGSFLSDWYTIYPDGRQPIKVLCDMHTDGGGWIVFQRRWDGSVDFFRDWDSYKKGFGSRLNEFWLGNDNLHMLTSSGTWELRIDLQDFESIKYFAKYASFKVLGESEKYKLLLGAFKEGNAGDSMAVHNNMGFTTKDQDNDVNAQNCALLYKGGWWYYNCHHSNLNGLYLLGQHSTDADGINWSTGKGWNYSHKFSEMKIRPVAK, encoded by the exons AAGTGAAGGTTGTGGGGGTTGGCGACTCGGACAGGTTGACCATCCTCAGAGGGTGCCCTGGGGTCCCGGGATCTCTTGGCCAAAAAGGAGAACCTGGATCATTAGGAGAGAACG GACCAAAAGGACCCGCAGGGAACGCTGGGAAGGCTGGACCGCCTGGGCAAAACG GAGAAGCCGGCCCTGCAGGAATACAAGGGCAAAAAG GAGAGAAAGGAGAAATGGGCACAGCCGGGATATTGTATG CTGCCAGGAACTGTAAGGAGCTGCTGGATGAGGGGTCATTTCTAAGTGACTGGTACACAATATATCCAGATGGGAGGCAGCCCATCAAGGTGCTGTGTGACATGCACACTGACGGAGGAGGGTGGATC GTTTTCCAGAGACGTTGGGATGGCTCAGTGGACTTCTTCCGTGACTGGGATTCCTACAAGAAAGGGTTTGGCAGTCGTTTGAATGAGTTTTGGCTGGGGAATGACAATCTTCATATGTTAACATCATCAG GCACCTGGGAGCTGCGCATTGATCTACAGGATTTTGAAAGCATAAAGTATTTTGCCAAATACGCATCCTTCAAAGTTTTGGGAGAGTCTGAGAAGTACAAGCTATTACTTGGGGCCTTCAAGGAGGGTAATGCAG GAGATTCCATGGCCGTTCACAATAACATGGGGTTCACCACCAAGGACCAGGACAATGATGTGAATGCACAGAACTGTGCTCTACTGTACAAGGGAGGCTGGTGGTACTATAACTGTCACCATTCAAATCTGAATGGATTGTATCTGCTGGGGCAGCACAGCACCGATGCTGATGGTATCAACTGGAGCACTGGCAAGGGTTGGAATTACTCCCACAAATTTTCTGAAATGAAGATTAGGCCTGTAGCTAAGTAG